Within the Corynebacterium sp. sy039 genome, the region AGTATCAAAAATTCGTTTTTTAGAAGCTGAGGGCTTAGTCTCCCCACAGCGTACTTCTTCTGGATACCGACGTTTTACCCAGGCTGATCTTGATCGGTTACGTTTTATTTTAACTACGCAGCGTGATAATTACCTTCCGCTGAAAGTGATCCGTGAGCAGTTGCAAGCTATGGACTCTGGTGCAATTACTCCATTGAGTAGTGCAAAAAGATCAGCAACTGTTGTAGATCCGGAGAATTTTCGGGCTCCAGTAGCCACTCGTCTTACTGATAGTGATATTGCTTCCCAGGCTCAAGTAGATCCATCGCTGGTCACTGAGTACATCGATGCGGGTATCATCGTGCCAGATGCTTCTGGGTTTTTTACTGCAGATGATGTCGCGATTGTCATTACGGCTACTCAGCTAAAAGAATTTGGTTTCGATGTTCGACATCTAAAATCCTTACGCAATACTGCAAGCCGTCAGGCAGATCTTATCGAGCGTGCTCTATTGCCTATGGCTAAAACTAAAGATGGTGGTGCTGAGCGTGCCGAAGAGATGACCCAAGAGATGATGGCTGTTGTGGTGTCGTTGCATACTAATTTCGTTAAATCTCTCTTGCGTAATTCTCGTCGCTAAGCAACTAGGCATGGTAATGCACCATGAGTGTCTAGAAAGATTGGTAGTAAAAACTGATTATGGATTTTGTTGAAGTTGAATACCAGGGAGTGCACTTTCTACCGCCAGAATTAGAGTCTTGTGTACTTTTTCGATGGACACAACGCAACCGCTATCTACCAATATGGATTGCGGCGGAGGACGCTGCCTTTGTTTCACTGCGTGAAGAAGGACAGACCTCTAGAAGGCCGCAGACGCACGATTTGCTTATCGATGCTCTTGACGCGGCGGGTGGTGTCAATGAGATACGCATTATTAGTTATTACCAAGGTGTGTTTATTGCTTCTTTCGTATTGGATAACGGGGAAGAGCTAGATGCGCGTGCAACTGATGCAGTTATTATCTCTCGGTTGCTTGATATTCCCATTCAGGTTTCGCCTGAGGTGCTTGACCAAGCCAGCATCTATGTCTCTGATGATGACTTGCAAGCATATCTTGGCTTAGAACCTCTTATACAGACAGACGACGATACTGCATTGCCAGATAATTCACTGGCAGATGATGATTTTTCTGGTCTCATGGAGAGCATGGGGGTGCGTGAGTCAGATATTTTTGTCGATGATTTTTTTGATATAGATTCTTCTGATCATGAGGATAAGAATTAACGCTTCATGTCTAAAAGTTATTCGCAGTGTTTTTGGAGCTCTTGGCGAAACCGTGATGGAGAGGCATCTTTTTCTGATATAGATGTGAATTATGTGCATATTTGTGACTAAAGATGACAAAGGTGTAATTTCAGTCTAAACTTAAAGTTAAAGTTTAGACTTAGGGTGTGTCGCCAAAGGGAAGGTGGAAAATACTCTAGGCTGAGAAAGCACAAAGATACTATTGCCCGTATAATTGCGAGCAGAGCATGCAGGAGAAAAGCTATGACAGATCAATCATCACAATACTCACTTTTTGATCTAGGGCCAGATGAAGAAGTAGGGTACAGGGTACCAATTGCGTGCCAAGTTGCTGGCATTACTTATCGCCAGCTTGACTACTGGGCACGGACAAACTTAGTGAAACCAAG harbors:
- a CDS encoding MerR family transcriptional regulator, giving the protein MSALPSHSSLNRRTSSTKTMSIGVVLEQLKKEFPDVTVSKIRFLEAEGLVSPQRTSSGYRRFTQADLDRLRFILTTQRDNYLPLKVIREQLQAMDSGAITPLSSAKRSATVVDPENFRAPVATRLTDSDIASQAQVDPSLVTEYIDAGIIVPDASGFFTADDVAIVITATQLKEFGFDVRHLKSLRNTASRQADLIERALLPMAKTKDGGAERAEEMTQEMMAVVVSLHTNFVKSLLRNSRR
- a CDS encoding bifunctional nuclease family protein; this translates as MDFVEVEYQGVHFLPPELESCVLFRWTQRNRYLPIWIAAEDAAFVSLREEGQTSRRPQTHDLLIDALDAAGGVNEIRIISYYQGVFIASFVLDNGEELDARATDAVIISRLLDIPIQVSPEVLDQASIYVSDDDLQAYLGLEPLIQTDDDTALPDNSLADDDFSGLMESMGVRESDIFVDDFFDIDSSDHEDKN